The Bacillota bacterium DNA window GCGCTCCTCCTTCCTAGGTCAACCGCCAGCAGCGGGCGGCATGGCCTGGATCTACTTCCACCCACGGTGGCGGTTGTTCCTGGCAGATGGTTGCAGCCACGTCACAGCGCGGGCTAAAGGAGCAGCCCGGTGACAGCTGGGCCAAATCAGGTACACTGCCGGGAATGGGAATAAGCGGTGATCCTTTCGGGACCAAGTAAGGCAAGGAGCGCAGCAATCCTCTGGTATAAGGATGCAAGGGCTCGGCGATAACGGTCTCTGCCGGTCCCAGTTCCATCAGCGCACCGGCATACATTACCGCCAGGCGCCGGCAGAATTCGGCTGCCACCGCCAGGTTATGGGTTACCAGGATAATGCCGGTTCCTTCCCGCCGGTTGATTTGGCCGAGTAGATCGAGAATCTGAGCCTGCACCGTTACGTCCAGAGCCGTGGTCGGCTCGTCAGCCAGGAGTAGTTGAGGCCGGCAGGACAAAGCAATGGCGATAATGGCCCGTTGCTGCATACCGCCGCTGAACTGGTGCGGATATTCTTCTAACCGCTGTTCCGGCGCCGGAATCCCCACCGCCTGCATGAGCTTTACTACTTCTTCCCGGACGGCGCCGGCCGACGGGCGGGAAAAGAGGCCCCTCTTTTCCGGCTCCAGAATGTTGTGGACCCGAAGGGCCTCAGCTACTTGTTCTCCTACTTTAAACACCGGGTTTAGGGTGGTCAAAGGGTCTTGAAAGATCATGGCGATCCGGCGGCCGCGAATTCGTCGCAGTTCATTGCCGCTAAGCTCAAGCAGATTCTGGCCCTGGAACTGAATCTCGCCGGCCACTGTTTGGCCCGGGTACGGTACCAGTCCCATTAGGGCCAGTAGGGTCATACTCTTACCG harbors:
- a CDS encoding ABC transporter ATP-binding protein yields the protein MLQVKNLAVHFPSRRGTVKAVNDVTFSLEAGEILGLVGESGCGKSMTLLALMGLVPYPGQTVAGEIQFQGQNLLELSGNELRRIRGRRIAMIFQDPLTTLNPVFKVGEQVAEALRVHNILEPEKRGLFSRPSAGAVREEVVKLMQAVGIPAPEQRLEEYPHQFSGGMQQRAIIAIALSCRPQLLLADEPTTALDVTVQAQILDLLGQINRREGTGIILVTHNLAVAAEFCRRLAVMYAGALMELGPAETVIAEPLHPYTRGLLRSLPYLVPKGSPLIPIPGSVPDLAQLSPGCSFSPRCDVAATICQEQPPPWVEVDPGHAARCWRLT